From Littorina saxatilis isolate snail1 unplaced genomic scaffold, US_GU_Lsax_2.0 scaffold_221, whole genome shotgun sequence:
ggtggtgtgtgtgctgtgggttgcatctgtgactaatcatggtggtgtgtgtgctgtgggttgcatctgtgactaatgacggtggtgtgtgtgctgtgggttgcatctgtgactaatgacggtggtgtgtgtgctgtgggttgcatctgtgactaatcacggtggtgtgtgtgctgtgggttGCATCTGTGACTAATCACGATGGTGTGTGCGCTGTGGGTTGCATCTGTGACTAATGACggtggtgtgtgtgctgtgggttGCATCTGTGAATCACggtggtgtgtgtgctgtgggttgcatctgtgactaatgacggtggtgtgtgtgctgtgggttGCATCTGTGAATCACGGTGGTGTGTATGCTGTGGGTTGCATCTGTGACTAATGACggtggtgtgtgtgctgtgggttgcatctgtgactaatgacggtggtgtgtgtgtgctgtgggttgcatctgtgactaatcacggtggtgtgtgtgctgtgggttgcatctgtgactaatgacggtggtgtgtgtgctgtgggttgcatctgtgactaatgacggtggtgtgtgtgctgtgggttgcatctgtgactaatcacggtggtgtgtgtgctgtgggttGCATCTGTGACTAATCACGGTGGTGTGTGCGCTGTGGGTAGCATCTGTGACTAATGACggtggtgtgtgtgctgtgggttGCATCTGTGACTAATCACGGTGGTGTGTGCGCTGTGGGTTGCATCTGTGACTAATGACggtggtgtgtgtgctgtgggttgcatctgtgactaatgacggtggtgtgtgtgctgtgggttgcatctgtgactaatcacggtggtgtgtgtgctgtgggttgcatctgtgactaatgacggtggtgtgtgtgctgtgggttgcatctgtgactaatgacggtggtgtgtgtgctgtgggttgcatctgtgactaatcagggtggtgtgtgtgctgtgggttGCATATGTGACTAAtcagggtggtgtgtgtgctgtgggttgcatctgtgactaatgacggtggtgtgtgtgctgtggaTTGCATCTGTGACTAATGACggtggtgtgtgtgctgtgggttgcatctgtgactaatgacggtggtgtgtgtgctgtgggttGCATCTGTGATTAATCACggtggtgtgtgtgctgtgggttgcatctgtgactaatgacggtggtgtgtgtgctgtgggttGCATCTGTGAATCACGGTGGTGTGTATGCTGTGGGTTGCATCTGTGACTAATGACggtggtgtgtgtgctgtgggttgcatctgtgactaatgacggtggtgtgtgtgtgctgtgggttgcatctgtgactaatcacggtggtgtgtgtgctgtgggttgcatctgtgactaatgacggtggtgtgtgtgctgtgggttGCATCTGTGACAAATGACGGTGGTGTGTTTGCTGTGGGTTGCATCTGTGAATCACggtggtgtgtgtgctgtgggttgcatctgtgactaatcacggtggtgtgtgtgctgtgggttGCATCTGTGAATCACggtggtgtgtgtgctgtgggttgcatctgtgactaatcacggtggtgtgtgtgctgtgggttgcatctgtgactaatcacggtggtgtgtgtgctgtgggttGCATCTGTGACTAATCACGGTGGTGTGTGCGCTGTGGGTAGCATCTGTGACTAATGACggtggtgtgtgtgctgtgggttGCATCTGTGACTAATCACGGTGGTGTGTGCGCTGTGGGTTGCATCTGTGACTAATGACggtggtgtgtgtgctgtgggttgcatctgtgactaatgacggtggtgtgtgtgctgtgggttgcatctgtgactaatcacggtggtgtgtgtgctgtgggttgcatctgtgactaatgacggtggtgtgtgtgctgtgggttgcatctgtgactaatgacggtggtgtgtgtgctgtgggttgcatctgtgactaatcagggtggtgtgtgtgctgtgggttGCATATGTGACTAAtcagggtggtgtgtgtgctgtgggttgcatctgtgactaatgacggtggtgtgtgtgctgtggaTTGCATCTGTGACTAATGACggtggtgtgtgtgctgtgggttgcatctgtgactaatgacggtggtgtgtgtgctgtgggttGCATCTGTGATTAATCACggtggtgtgtgtgctgtgggttgcatctgtgactaatgacggtggtgtgtgtgctgtgggttgcatctgtgactaatcacggtggtgtgtgtgctgtgggttgcatctgtgactaatcacggtggtgtgtgtgctgtgggttGCATCTGTGAATCACggtggtgtgtgtgctgtgggttGCATATGTGACTAATGACGGTGGTGTGTGTGCTCTGGGTTGCATCTGTGACTAATCACGGTGGTGTGTGCGCTGTGGGTTGCATCTGTGACTAATCACAgtggtgtgtgtgctgtgggttGCATCTGTGAATCACggtggtgtgtgtgctgtgggttgcatctgtgactaatgacggtggtgtgtgtgctgtgggttGCATCTGTGAATCACggtggtgtgtgtgctgtgggttgcatctgtgactaatgacggtggtgtgtgtgctgtgggttGCATCTGTGACTAATCACGatggtgtgtgtgctgtgggttgcatctgtgactaatgacggtggtgtgtgtgctgtgggttgcatctgtgactaatgacggtggtgtgtgtgctgtgggttgcatctgtgactaatgacggtggtgtgtgtgctgtgggttGCATCTGTGACTAATCACGGTGGTGTGTGCGCTGTGGGTTGCATCTGTGACTAATCACGGTGGTGTGTGCGCTGTGGGTTGCATCTGTGACTAATCACGGTGGTGTGTTTGCTGTGGGTTGCATCTGTGAATCACggtggtgtgtgtgctgtgggttgcatctgtgactaatcacggtggtgtgtgtgctgtgggttGCATCTGTGAATCACggtggtgtgtgtgctgtgggttgcatctgtgactaatcacggtggtgtgtgtgctgtgggttGCATCTGTGAATCACggtggtgtgtgtgctgtgggttGCATCTGTGAATCACggtggtgtgtgtgctgtgggttACATCTGTGACAAATCACAgtggtgtgtgtgctgtgggttgcatctgtgactaatcacggtggtgtgtgtgctgtgggttACATCTGTGACTAATCACggtggtgtgtgtgctgtgggttACATCTGTGACTAATCACAgtggtgtgtgtgctgtgggttgcatctgtgactaatcacggtggtgtgtgtgctgtgggttACATCTGTGACTAATCACggtggtgtgtgtgctgtgggttACATCTGTGACTAATGACggtggtgtgtgtgctgtgggGGACATCTGTGAGTAATCACggtggtgtgtgtgctgtgggttGCAGAGAGTGAGCCTGACACCAGGGCAAAATACCTCACAGACATTCTCGACTTTGAAGCTTTGCATGCAAAGTGGGTCCGCAAGCAGGAAGTCAGTCCACTTTTGGCAGAGTGAGTTTTTATcacagcgaagctggaggtatcccacgaacgtgatactgtaatcgacttgagattgattggtttttgggttttattgtcccttcagcagatgctagctgctattcgagaccgaatcgacttgagaaatgtgcatgcccataatacatgataaagaaggattctttgtgcccagTCAGGGGCTGCAGTTGGGGATGGAAGTTCGCCAAACATTGGGAACATACTAATTAAAAATACGAAAGccacgtatggctgcctaaatgggggggtaacaaaaatggtcatacacgtgagAACCCACTCATataaaaaacacgagtgtacgtgggagtttcagcccatgaacactgacgaagaagaagtagaagaatgTGCATGTGATGTGTgcaaaagagagagtgagtgagagtgtctgtctatatttgtgtctgtgtctggttGTGGCAAGGTGTAAGACTTATGAAAATGAAGTCAACTCAGCCAGAAAGAGTGAAagaaaaatcactttttttgaagtttttttatttttatcatgGACCTTTCAACAAAATTTGAAAAGCtttgaaaagaaagaaatgtcaaTGTTAGCGCAATCCGTGCCCTTTCACTGGAAGCAAGATATGTTGAATGTTGTGTCTTGCCGTGCTGGATTACAGTGGAAGCCCTTTTttagaccccccaatttaagacttcctccatttaagaccttgctttttaagattttctgttcataagctttgtaaatttacccccgttttaagactcactcctttttaaggtctgattttctcagatttgtggaggtctgaaaaggggggttccactgtatccacTTGTACCCACTGTATCCACTTGTATCCACTTGTAGTTTGGAGACTGCGTGTGGCTGAGTCAATCCTGTTGCTGTAATCTTCACAAGGAAAGTAACGTtgaaattgaagacgcttcttttggaacctcatCTATTCCAAACCCttgtgcaatctttgacgtcaaagcaaagacacATTACTCTAGAAAGTGTAGCCTGGCGTGAAGTTCTAAACATTCTACCAGGAGAAACAGCATAGCGTAAAAAGGTTCCCATAATGACGTTATTCTCGGTGatctggcatcataagcagtcgaAAAGCAGGTTCCTGCCAAACTagtttgacatgacctcatttacatgatatacactcgtgtggtttgaacgatattgtcatCTCAAGAGCTGTCTCACTCACCTATGTAGGATAAATGTATTGAAATATGAGCTGGTTTGTGTGTTTTCAGTTTGAAGAAAGCTACAGACGCTGTTCATTCTGACCTTGAGAAACTGGGTGACGGAATGAAAGACAAGATTGATGTGTTGAGAAAGGACGTCGCCAAAACGtgaatatgtttggattaaaaacatgctcagaaagttgaaaagaatagagaataagaagggcaaagcccatacgaatcacatgcttgaccttgacctttatatgaccttgaccttcagggtcaaggtcaaataactaaaccttgcaatgacatacactaagaactgctttacacatttttcctaccaaaatacatgtgaccttgacccaaggtcaaggtcatccaaggtcatgcaacacaaagctgttaatttaagacataggaagtacagtggtgcttattggctctttctaccatgagatatggtcacttttagtggttcactaccttattttggtcacatttcataagggtcaaagtgaccttgaccttgatcatatgtgaccaaatgtgtctcatgatgaaagcataatatgtgccccacataatttttaagtttgaaacagttatcttccatagttcagggtcaaggtcacttcaaaatatgtttacaatccaactttgaagagctcctgtgaccttgaccttgaagcaaggtaaaccaaactggtatcaaaagatggggcttactttgccctatatatcatatataggtgaggtattaaatctcaaaaacttcagaaaaaatgtgaaaaatggtcgtttttaagacaacaattacggcccctgtgaccttgaacttgaagtgaggtcaagttgccgcacatgttttttgagatcttgtaaccacaTGCGAGTCAAAAAGGTGCTTTCCTGTGAAgcgctactgcgctatactggcttgtcactttctgcacAGGCCCTGTGAAGCGCTATGAGCTACtgtgctatactggcttgtcactttctgcacgcttaTTTTTTTGCTCATGTTCAGCGCTTTCTTGGCGCATAGCCGCGGCTGACAAAGCTATAATGTTTTGGTGGAAAAAAATGCAGTCTGTTAATTTCATTTTGTGaattcgacagattgactaaatgtagtaattttgcttcATGCTAGCTACTTGTTTCCTGTAGGTTTGTCTGTCCCTGCAATCCACTGTAGTTTTATCCCCTACATCACtctgtcttttctttctgtttcagCGTGGTCAAGGTGTCGAATGTTGAAGGCTACAGTAAGAGTAACAAAAAAGTGATCAAAAAGATTAAAGATAACATCAAAATGAACACATTTCTTCAAGCCGAGTGCACGACTGCCAGGCAGGAAGTGAAAGACGTCACAAAACGAGCGGTCACACtcgacagagagaaagaccaGGCCATCAGCGAGAAAGAAcaggctgagagagagaaagaccaggctgagagagagagggaccaggctgacagagagaaagaccaggctgagagagagagggaccaggctgacagagagaaagaccaggctgagagagagagggaccaggctgacagagagaaagaccaggctgagagagagagggaccaggctgagagagagagggaccaggctgagagagagagggacggagagagagagcagagaaagaaagcagaggaggagaaagagaaagctTTGGCTCAGCGGAAAGAACTGAAGCAGGCattgagggaggagggggagcaGCACAAGAAGCAGCAGACCGAGTTACATCAGCAGCTGCAGGCAATGAGACAGGAACAGCAGGATCTCCTCAAGCAACAAGGCCAGTTACATCAGCAGCTGCAGGCAATGAGACAGGAACAGCAGGATCTCCTCAAGCAACAAGGCCAGTTACATCAGCAGCTGCAGGCAATGAGACAGGAACAGCAGGATCTCCTCAAGCAACAAGGCCAGGAGCAGCAACGGCAGATGCAGGATCTCAGCCAGCAGGCTGCAGCAACACAGCAGCAACAGCTGCAGGCCTTCCAAGAGCAGCTCAAGCAATTCTTGCTGCAGCAACAGCAGAGTACATCGCAAACGTGAGAGCATCTGCAGATGTTGTGCCATACCCTCCACACCTAGCATAAGCCTGTCTTGTGTCAGAATTTTGTTTAACCTTTGTTGCGTTGAAAGGTGGATGGCTGAATATTAAGCCAGGCTTTTCTTAGTAAAATGTGTTTGGCTGaattttgaacttttttttttgcagtacAAGATTAATGGATGAGCTTTGAGCCATTGTTTTGCTGGTGTATGGGTGTACATTGTATTTTGGTCTAGACTAGTTTGTGCTGTATTAAAAGTGTACGGCTGAACTTTgatccatttttatatttagtcaagttttgactaaatattttaacatcgagggggaatcgaaacgagggtcgtggtgtatgtgcgtgtgtgtgtgtgtgtgtgtgtgtagagcgattcagactaaactactggaccgatctttatgacatttgacatgagagttcttgggtataaaatccccgaacgtttttttcatttttttgataaatgtctttgatgacgtcatatccggcttttcgtgaaagttgaggcggcactgtccgggcttcatcgaagattacttgaccaaaattgcaaccaatttggttgaaaaatgagagcgtgacagtgccgcctcaactttcacgaaaagccggatatgacgtcatcaaagacatttatccaaaaaaagaaaaaaacgtatggggatatcaaacccaggaactctcatgtcaaatttcataaagatcggtccagtagtttagtcttaatcgctctacacacacacacacagacacacacacagacacacacgcacatacaccacgaccctcgtttcgattcccccctctacgttaaaacatttagtcaaaacttgactaaatgtaaaaaccaaggTGGGTCaatttatggaacgtttaacAATGACAACGCAAAACATGCACAACCACTGCTATCTTGATAAGTGAGTAGCCATAagtgttttgtattgtcatacATTAAAGGTTCCATGAATcaacccttcttcttcttttacttttatttgtgtgtgcctTGTATGCTGTGACACATTAGCTTGACATGAGTAAGGCTGTTTACTTATTTTGTTACCTGCTGAGATTTGTGTTTtactctatgtgtgtgtgccttgtcTGCGTGTTGTTTTTTAAACTTCATGCTACATGTAAAGGATTCTTACATTttgtaaatgtatgtgtgtgaaacaTGATGTTTTTGCCAGTTTCACTGATTTTTAACCTTATTTTTACTGCATGTTTGTTTTACTTTTCTACTTGCTCTGCATCATATATTTCATAAATTGGTTTTAAGTACATATGCATTGCATTACTATGTGTATGTATCCTTGATAGGAGATGAATTTGTGTTTCGTGTTTTCTCGCAGCATGTTAGGTATTTTTTACTGAATATTGCTCGAATTGGCCTTTGAGCTAACAAAGAGTGCTGAATCATGATTGAGAACAGATACTGAAGTTGATGTCTTCTCACTGATTTTCATTTTAAATGAAAGTGAAAGAGTGCAGATGGATGTGTGTTGAAatttagtacagtggaacacccccccccccccccccaccaaccccttttaagacccccaatttaaaactTCCTTGCTTTTAAGAccgttttttcagactttttgttcataacctttgtaaatttgcccccattttaagactccctcctttataagacctgattttctcggatttttggatgtcttaaaaggggggctcCACTGTACAATTGCTATATATGCTCACAGACATCATTATCACTGTTCTTTTAGTTTAAACAGtgtcttaactcattgtctcccaggtaccaAAGTATCCGTACCCActtatatggctctatctgaccaggtacgtatatatccgctcagactgttagcttcagtcgcttcctgttaCGTCGATCTAACGTCTGCATTCCagtgtgttgatacacagttactacaattctgagcgacctgctgcagcacagctggtcttggCTAAAGAAAacgtggtcaacataggtggggtagagaGTGTTCATCGATCATCAAACACTGTACACTGGCCTTTTGCCTCTCTGCCTTCCACCCCAAAGCATATCACCAACTGACATTCCCCtcattggtttttttcttcacagAACTGAAACAACTGACTGAGAAGTTGTCTAAGATAAGATTCTTCAAAAGATTTTATACTTCAGACCGGTACGACATTTGATGTATTGTTATCTGCGCCTTAGTGTCTTTAATCGGATGACATAGAGGTGGACAGAGTTGTGGGCATAGCTAAAGTAGCTTGTCTGCATTAGTGCACTGTTTAGCTATGCCCACAACTCTGTCCACAATGCTGAAGTAGCTTGTCTGTATTAGTGCACTGTTCAGCATTGCACCATTCATGGGTATTGTTATCATTGATTCAAGAAATGGGCATAGTTTGCTTTGTCCATTTGCTATACATGTATTTTgtaccgattttttttttattacacataATGTATTGATATCTATTACCTTCTTTATTTTTGAAAGATGTAGAAAAAGGGCTTTGAAATCTACAATCAATTTGCGTTGCTTCAATCCAAAGGCACATGCAAAACTGTTTGCTTTTGTGGTTAATTGTtcggggtgtctgtgttgtcgGTTCTACTGGACAGACACTACTACCTCATGTAAAATCAATCTGCTTGCCACATGAGTATGGTAGGGaaatcccatctcccccctttcccctatcccatctcccccctttccccgtcgcgatataaccttgaatggttgaaaacgacattaaacaccaaataaagaaagaaagaatggtagggtgtcacgatcgggtgacagagaccaagaaagtgtcactcagtggagtgcctgttctgggtcaatgtatgatagaaagcgcctgtacgtgatattgggctacagcagagtttgctgacagtgctca
This genomic window contains:
- the LOC138956697 gene encoding golgin subfamily A member 6-like protein 7 — protein: EKDQAERERDQAERERDQAERERDGEREQRKKAEEEKEKALAQRKELKQALREEGEQHKKQQTELHQQLQAMRQEQQDLLKQQGQLHQQLQAMRQEQQDLLKQQGQLHQQLQAMRQEQQDLLKQQGQEQQRQMQDLSQQAAATQQQQLQAFQEQLKQFLLQQQQSTSQT